A genomic region of Methanothermobacter sp. CaT2 contains the following coding sequences:
- a CDS encoding site-2 protease family protein: MNALWFYLIAFILIWTMAILFRDSLKIEIHGPLLMRRTKRLRGFIDGLASGHPRLWRWIMNAGIPVAFFFMFYMLYMLVMSLQNIFVTPQASLIVPGVDIPGSPVYVPLGYGIIGLATVIVVHEFAHGILARLEGVRIKSIGLLLLAILPGAFVEPDEEDIKKIRPISKMRIYAAGSVANLILAGICFALFFGISSFAMPAAFQPDGVQIDSVVPGSPASKVLTPGLVIESINGMPTSNLTTYSAALKTIGVGEVINITTDQGTFHLKTGRNPNNSSRAYMGIRTSNHLRVRDSVASVLGDTFPFALTYLEELFFWIFFLNFAVGTVNLLPAKPLDGGLMFEELLRYRLPERIVKPAVSYVSIFVILIIAVSIIWGTGRGLLMMF; the protein is encoded by the coding sequence ATGAACGCTTTATGGTTTTATCTAATCGCATTTATTCTCATATGGACAATGGCCATCCTGTTCAGGGACAGCCTGAAGATTGAGATACATGGGCCCCTGCTAATGAGAAGGACTAAGAGGCTCAGGGGATTCATAGATGGTCTTGCATCAGGCCATCCCAGGCTATGGCGATGGATCATGAATGCAGGCATACCCGTGGCATTCTTCTTCATGTTCTACATGCTCTACATGCTTGTGATGTCCCTCCAGAACATATTTGTAACTCCCCAGGCGTCACTCATAGTGCCGGGTGTTGACATACCCGGTTCACCGGTCTACGTGCCCCTGGGGTATGGTATAATTGGACTTGCGACGGTCATCGTGGTCCATGAGTTTGCCCATGGTATCCTTGCAAGGCTGGAGGGTGTCCGCATAAAATCAATTGGCCTCCTTCTCCTCGCAATACTTCCGGGTGCATTCGTTGAACCTGACGAGGAGGACATCAAAAAAATCAGACCCATCTCAAAGATGAGGATATATGCTGCCGGATCCGTGGCAAACCTTATACTTGCAGGTATATGCTTCGCCCTCTTCTTCGGGATTTCGAGCTTTGCCATGCCCGCAGCATTCCAGCCAGATGGTGTTCAGATAGACAGCGTTGTGCCAGGAAGCCCGGCGAGCAAGGTCCTCACCCCTGGACTTGTAATTGAGAGCATCAACGGGATGCCAACAAGTAACCTGACAACCTACAGCGCTGCACTCAAAACGATAGGTGTGGGGGAGGTTATCAATATAACCACGGATCAGGGGACCTTCCACCTGAAGACCGGGAGGAATCCTAACAACTCAAGCAGGGCCTACATGGGCATCCGGACCAGCAACCACCTCCGGGTGAGGGACTCCGTTGCATCAGTATTGGGGGATACCTTCCCCTTCGCCCTGACCTATCTTGAGGAACTCTTCTTCTGGATATTCTTCCTCAACTTTGCGGTTGGTACGGTGAACCTCCTTCCTGCGAAGCCCCTGGACGGCGGCCTGATGTTCGAGGAGCTCCTGAGGTACAGGTTACCTGAGAGGATTGTGAAGCCTGCTGTTAGCTACGTATCCATATTTGTTATACTCATCATAGCGGTGAGTATAATCTGGGGAACCGGGCGGGGACTTCTCATGATGTTCTGA
- a CDS encoding Hsp20/alpha crystallin family protein produces the protein MKLTYIPSAYITHTGKIYEITVEVPGVKKSDIHLEMTEHGFCLNAEGEKFKYSGCWSLAHRVKPETASAGFSDGLLRITVELAEGVKGLEVPVD, from the coding sequence ATGAAACTCACATACATACCCTCAGCATACATCACCCACACCGGTAAGATTTATGAGATCACTGTTGAAGTTCCGGGTGTGAAGAAGAGCGATATCCACCTTGAGATGACGGAGCATGGTTTCTGTCTCAATGCTGAAGGTGAAAAGTTTAAGTACAGCGGGTGCTGGTCACTTGCGCACCGTGTGAAGCCAGAAACTGCGTCTGCAGGTTTCTCAGATGGTCTGCTAAGGATAACTGTTGAACTTGCAGAGGGCGTTAAGGGTCTTGAGGTCCCGGTGGACTGA
- a CDS encoding ABC transporter ATP-binding protein — protein sequence MIEVESVSKSFGRIRALDNLSFSVTEGELMGIIGHNGAGKTTAIRIIAGILHPDSGTVRVGGHDVTEDPLSVKSMIGYLPEEPNLYERFRAGDLLRYFGELYGVPRDVLDDRIAELLELVGMTDRAMDPINTFSKGLRQRIGIARALIHDPPIIIFDEPTMGLDPATAFSIREFIRDLKGSKTMILCTHYMEEAEYLCDRVAIINQGRILDIGTPDELKSKIRGDLVLEVKVRDISSVGEGDLMIIPGVKSVEVDGSTLRVSLENRGAISGVIMELGANVSGVNTREATLNDVFIESLRGSG from the coding sequence ATGATAGAGGTTGAATCTGTGAGTAAAAGTTTTGGGAGGATCAGGGCCCTTGATAACCTGAGCTTCAGTGTGACTGAGGGTGAGCTCATGGGTATCATCGGCCACAACGGGGCCGGTAAGACCACGGCCATACGTATAATAGCTGGCATACTTCACCCTGACTCCGGGACCGTAAGGGTGGGGGGCCATGACGTCACAGAGGACCCCCTCAGTGTCAAGTCCATGATAGGTTACCTTCCAGAGGAGCCCAACCTCTACGAGCGCTTCAGGGCAGGGGACCTCCTCCGATACTTTGGTGAACTCTACGGTGTCCCCAGGGATGTGCTTGATGACAGGATAGCTGAGCTCCTTGAACTGGTTGGTATGACCGATAGGGCCATGGACCCCATCAACACCTTCTCCAAGGGCCTCAGGCAGAGGATAGGTATAGCCAGGGCCCTGATACATGACCCTCCCATCATAATATTCGATGAACCAACCATGGGACTTGATCCTGCAACCGCATTCTCAATAAGGGAGTTCATAAGGGACCTGAAGGGATCAAAGACCATGATACTATGCACCCACTACATGGAGGAGGCTGAGTACCTCTGTGACCGGGTTGCAATAATAAACCAGGGCCGGATACTGGATATTGGAACACCTGATGAACTGAAATCAAAGATCCGGGGGGACCTGGTCCTTGAGGTGAAGGTGAGGGACATTTCCTCTGTAGGTGAGGGCGATCTCATGATTATCCCTGGTGTAAAATCCGTTGAAGTTGATGGCAGCACACTCAGGGTGTCCCTTGAAAACCGGGGAGCCATATCGGGTGTTATAATGGAACTCGGGGCCAACGTATCAGGGGTTAACACCCGGGAGGCCACACTAAACGATGTTTTTATAGAGAGCCTCAGGGGGTCAGGATGA
- a CDS encoding ferrous iron transport protein A, with the protein METTLDRIKEGTTVTVTSVNLPGNIRQRLTVMGILRGSRVTVENSAPLGDPLKVRVKGHPFSIRKGEASRIGVRD; encoded by the coding sequence ATGGAAACAACACTCGACAGAATAAAGGAAGGCACGACTGTGACTGTGACATCCGTTAACCTTCCAGGAAATATAAGGCAAAGATTAACTGTTATGGGGATATTAAGGGGATCCAGGGTCACTGTTGAGAACTCTGCACCCCTGGGAGACCCCCTGAAGGTGAGAGTGAAGGGCCATCCCTTTTCCATCCGTAAGGGAGAAGCATCGAGGATAGGGGTAAGGGATTAA
- a CDS encoding DUF169 domain-containing protein: MISEATAKMMSILDLSYSPVGVKFTDEVPENAVILRKHRYCQALMKARQGEVVVLPGQEITCPAAARALGFSELPEKLKTGMGLVGFGIVEKEETGVRMFQDMPEVEWEGQSILLYPLDRYDEEPDVVVVEDRPEKLMWIALAYLNLRGGERIQSSTAVLQAVCVDATIIPYLTSELNISLGCYGCRDASDIEPEDALVGFPGSILLEIVEKLEYLNERAIPRSRAKNALKNLRGD; the protein is encoded by the coding sequence ATGATCAGTGAAGCTACAGCAAAAATGATGTCCATCCTGGATCTCAGTTACTCCCCGGTGGGTGTGAAATTCACAGATGAAGTACCTGAGAATGCGGTTATACTCAGGAAGCACAGATACTGCCAGGCCCTCATGAAGGCACGGCAGGGTGAAGTGGTTGTGCTTCCCGGCCAGGAGATAACATGCCCCGCAGCTGCACGGGCTCTGGGTTTCAGTGAACTCCCTGAAAAACTGAAAACCGGGATGGGCCTTGTGGGCTTCGGGATCGTGGAGAAGGAGGAGACCGGGGTAAGAATGTTTCAGGATATGCCCGAAGTTGAATGGGAAGGGCAGAGCATACTCCTTTACCCCCTTGACAGGTACGATGAAGAACCAGACGTTGTGGTTGTGGAGGATCGCCCAGAGAAGCTCATGTGGATAGCCCTGGCATACCTCAATCTGAGGGGAGGGGAGAGAATACAGAGCTCAACAGCGGTGCTTCAGGCGGTCTGTGTGGATGCCACAATCATACCCTATCTGACATCAGAGCTCAACATCAGTCTGGGATGCTATGGATGCAGGGATGCAAGCGACATAGAACCAGAGGATGCACTGGTTGGCTTTCCAGGATCTATCCTCCTAGAAATCGTTGAAAAACTTGAATATCTGAATGAAAGGGCCATACCCCGTTCAAGGGCAAAAAATGCCCTTAAAAATTTGAGAGGTGATTGA
- a CDS encoding cobaltochelatase subunit CobN encodes MRISVIPVILLMTIMLAGGVSAADNSSNVTEDAIQQNSSHYSILIITGSTSSTKAIVEGYKLAGRDGYRFNLSMFTNDELLRNDPQIDMAALEAGRKADVILIQMISSPNTLTKVNPILNVTGARKIIAIGTGNTFKDNPRVGADNATVKYIWDQGGPENFRRMMLLLLRDAGMQLKNEENVTAIPAVKSFVYHPDAGEQFTAWDRYYSWYVQSGHYRAGKPWVGIITFDTYYRGSDMRMHTAILESLERKGYNVILGFAADTATKRNLIENFFLDGNRTPRISGLITCMGFNLYSGDPLNSTAILTELDLPAIAAVYASNLRAWNESISGLSSEVYWQIALPEIDGRIEPVMIGGGVEETDPQTGLRYTYYVPIPDRIERLTERLINWIKLRELPNAEKKIALIYYNIGGGKDGISASYLNVPESISNILRALRSAGYNVEEKSTAEVINILLGPGLNVGSWAPGELEKVVRAGAVTVPVSEYLNWFSLLPETLRNNITATWGPAPGNVMVYNGSIVIPGVMLGNVFLGPQPMRGFGEDAADLIHSTTLPPHHQYLAFYLWLQKNFNAVIHLGTHGTLEWLPGKSVGLSSLDWPDVMIGDLPHIYPYIVNNPGEGTQAKRRGYAVLINHNIPPMVVSELYGDLSELEHKINLYHTSEDSQRKLIIAEEIRNLTVKLDLHRELNIDLNASFEEALDRIEHRLDELSATLIPYGLHVFGEPLSGELLDAMVEAIVSFDPASRNNTEFRNAVREKLATDQEITNLLRALEGRFVEPGRGADPIRIPDLLPTGRNSYSFDPRLAPDRAAWEIGKKMADDLIADYLSRNGRYPESVGVVLWAIETMRTSGQTIAMVLRLIGAEPVWDKSGRFTGISVTPLEVLGRPRIDVLVTISGLFRDTFAYSIDRMDEAIRLVMKLDEPVEGNYLRKHYLADLANYTARGLQAAETLAGARIFGSAPGSYGTGLPEVVESTAKWDNQSQLLETYLNHMGFIYGKDIYAIDAKEVFMKQLSNVDATVQVRDSVYGVLDNDDVYQYLGGLTMAARTISGRNVASYIANTRFTPRLETLADFIAAELRTRTYNPKWIEGMLNQGFSGAHQISKEIGHLFGWSAVTPDLVQDWMWQKVAETYVFDPQVSSRFKSLQPYSYASTVAWLLEASRRGLWSTDSATLQRLADEYIATVNEYGVVCCHHTCANMVFNSWVVKLSSLNQAALKKFAAAMAAATGKSIDVPGSGDSQPGSVNGDGIGETGEPSSGSAGNAGGASGSSSDGALESSEVSENSGASEGSGKAYEVAASTSSTSSSTQTPIYAIIGVISLVCLLGAGYFFQGRY; translated from the coding sequence TTGAGAATATCAGTTATTCCAGTGATTTTACTCATGACAATCATGCTTGCGGGAGGTGTTTCAGCGGCTGATAACAGCAGCAACGTCACAGAGGATGCGATTCAGCAGAATTCTTCCCATTACAGTATTCTCATAATCACAGGGTCAACTTCGAGTACAAAGGCAATAGTGGAAGGCTATAAACTTGCAGGAAGGGACGGCTACAGATTCAATCTTTCAATGTTCACAAACGATGAACTTCTAAGGAACGATCCTCAGATAGACATGGCGGCACTGGAGGCGGGTAGAAAGGCTGACGTGATTCTCATTCAGATGATAAGTTCTCCAAACACCCTGACGAAGGTCAATCCAATCCTTAATGTTACGGGGGCAAGGAAAATAATTGCCATAGGAACCGGTAACACATTCAAGGATAATCCCCGTGTGGGTGCGGACAATGCAACAGTGAAGTACATCTGGGATCAGGGAGGCCCCGAGAACTTCCGGAGAATGATGCTCCTCCTTCTGAGGGACGCTGGAATGCAGCTAAAAAATGAGGAGAATGTAACAGCCATTCCCGCAGTGAAATCATTTGTATATCACCCAGACGCCGGCGAACAGTTCACAGCATGGGACCGTTACTACTCCTGGTATGTTCAGAGCGGCCACTACAGGGCAGGAAAACCATGGGTGGGCATAATCACATTCGATACATACTACCGTGGAAGCGACATGAGAATGCACACAGCCATACTTGAGAGCCTGGAGAGAAAGGGTTACAATGTGATCCTTGGCTTTGCAGCTGACACAGCTACAAAGAGGAACCTTATTGAGAACTTCTTCCTGGATGGTAACAGGACTCCCAGGATCAGCGGTCTCATAACATGCATGGGATTCAATTTATACAGCGGTGATCCCCTGAACTCCACAGCAATCCTCACGGAACTTGATTTACCAGCAATTGCCGCGGTCTATGCATCAAATCTCAGGGCATGGAACGAGAGCATATCAGGACTTTCATCTGAGGTGTACTGGCAGATAGCACTTCCAGAGATCGACGGAAGGATAGAGCCAGTCATGATCGGCGGCGGAGTTGAGGAGACAGACCCTCAGACAGGGCTGCGTTATACATACTATGTTCCGATTCCTGACAGGATAGAGAGGCTCACAGAGAGATTGATCAACTGGATAAAGTTAAGGGAACTTCCAAATGCGGAAAAGAAGATAGCCCTTATATACTACAACATTGGTGGGGGTAAGGATGGTATCAGTGCGAGTTACCTCAACGTACCAGAGAGCATCAGCAACATACTGAGGGCACTAAGGAGTGCTGGCTACAATGTTGAGGAAAAATCCACTGCAGAGGTGATAAACATACTCCTCGGGCCGGGCCTGAATGTGGGTTCATGGGCTCCGGGTGAACTTGAGAAGGTTGTCAGGGCCGGTGCAGTAACAGTTCCAGTATCTGAATACCTTAACTGGTTCAGTCTACTGCCAGAAACCCTGAGAAATAACATAACAGCGACATGGGGACCTGCCCCTGGAAACGTCATGGTCTACAATGGCAGCATAGTGATCCCGGGTGTTATGCTTGGCAACGTATTCCTCGGCCCCCAGCCAATGCGCGGATTCGGCGAGGATGCAGCTGACCTCATACATTCAACAACACTCCCACCGCACCACCAGTACCTTGCATTCTATCTCTGGCTTCAGAAAAACTTCAACGCAGTTATACATCTTGGTACACATGGAACCCTCGAATGGTTACCAGGGAAATCAGTTGGTCTATCATCCCTTGACTGGCCCGACGTGATGATAGGTGACCTGCCACATATCTACCCCTACATCGTAAACAACCCTGGTGAGGGGACTCAGGCAAAGAGGCGTGGGTACGCGGTTCTCATAAACCATAACATCCCCCCTATGGTGGTAAGTGAACTTTACGGGGATCTATCGGAACTTGAACACAAAATTAACCTTTACCATACTTCTGAGGATTCCCAGAGAAAGCTGATAATCGCTGAGGAAATCAGAAATCTCACGGTTAAACTGGACCTTCACAGGGAACTTAACATTGACCTCAATGCTTCCTTTGAAGAGGCCCTTGATCGAATTGAGCACAGGCTTGATGAGCTATCAGCAACACTGATACCCTACGGCTTACATGTCTTCGGGGAACCCCTTAGCGGGGAGCTCCTTGATGCAATGGTGGAGGCAATTGTGAGCTTTGACCCAGCATCGAGGAATAACACAGAGTTCCGGAATGCCGTAAGAGAGAAACTTGCCACTGACCAGGAGATCACAAACCTTCTGAGGGCCCTTGAGGGACGTTTTGTTGAACCGGGTCGGGGGGCTGATCCCATAAGGATACCGGACCTCCTGCCCACGGGAAGGAATTCCTACTCCTTTGACCCCAGACTTGCACCTGATAGGGCTGCATGGGAGATAGGTAAGAAGATGGCAGATGACCTCATTGCAGATTACCTTTCAAGGAATGGCAGATACCCTGAATCTGTTGGGGTGGTTCTCTGGGCAATTGAGACCATGAGGACCAGTGGTCAGACAATAGCAATGGTCCTGAGACTCATCGGAGCTGAACCGGTATGGGATAAATCAGGAAGATTCACAGGAATAAGTGTAACACCCCTGGAAGTGCTTGGAAGGCCCAGAATCGATGTTCTGGTCACTATCAGTGGACTGTTCAGAGACACATTTGCCTACAGTATCGACAGGATGGATGAGGCGATAAGGCTTGTCATGAAACTGGATGAACCGGTGGAAGGCAACTACCTCAGGAAACATTACCTTGCAGACCTGGCGAATTATACTGCCAGGGGTTTACAGGCAGCGGAGACACTTGCCGGTGCAAGGATATTTGGCAGTGCCCCTGGAAGTTACGGTACCGGGCTACCTGAAGTGGTTGAATCAACTGCAAAGTGGGATAATCAGTCACAGCTCCTTGAAACCTACCTGAATCATATGGGATTCATCTATGGGAAGGACATATACGCCATTGATGCAAAGGAGGTCTTCATGAAGCAGCTATCAAATGTGGATGCAACAGTACAGGTCAGGGACAGTGTTTACGGTGTTCTTGACAACGACGACGTTTACCAGTACCTTGGGGGTCTCACGATGGCTGCAAGGACCATTTCAGGAAGGAATGTTGCCTCATACATCGCCAATACAAGGTTCACACCACGACTGGAGACACTGGCAGATTTCATTGCAGCAGAACTCAGAACAAGGACCTACAACCCGAAATGGATTGAGGGAATGCTGAATCAGGGATTCTCAGGTGCTCATCAGATATCCAAGGAGATAGGACATCTCTTCGGCTGGAGTGCAGTCACCCCTGATCTGGTCCAGGACTGGATGTGGCAGAAGGTTGCAGAGACCTATGTCTTTGATCCTCAGGTAAGCAGCAGATTTAAGAGTCTTCAGCCCTACTCCTACGCCTCAACGGTAGCCTGGCTCCTTGAGGCCAGCCGCAGGGGCCTCTGGAGCACAGATTCAGCTACACTGCAGAGGCTTGCCGATGAGTACATCGCGACGGTTAATGAGTATGGTGTCGTCTGCTGTCACCACACATGTGCCAACATGGTCTTCAACAGCTGGGTGGTGAAGCTATCATCCCTCAACCAGGCGGCCCTCAAAAAATTTGCGGCTGCAATGGCTGCAGCCACAGGGAAGTCCATTGATGTGCCTGGCTCTGGGGATTCACAGCCGGGCTCAGTGAATGGGGATGGAATCGGTGAGACAGGTGAACCTTCTTCAGGTTCCGCCGGGAATGCAGGCGGAGCATCAGGTTCATCGTCAGATGGGGCTTTAGAGTCATCAGAGGTTTCAGAAAACTCTGGAGCTTCTGAAGGTTCTGGAAAGGCCTATGAGGTTGCAGCATCAACCAGCAGCACCTCTTCAAGCACTCAGACTCCCATATATGCTATAATTGGTGTTATAAGCCTTGTGTGTCTCCTTGGAGCGGGTTACTTCTTCCAGGGAAGATACTGA
- the feoB gene encoding ferrous iron transport protein B: MLRIALAGNPNVGKSTLFNNLTGLNQHVGNWPGKTVEKKTGYLNFRGNDIEITDLPGTYSLTAGSPEEEVVIDYLLDERPDLIISVVDASNLERNLYLTLQILEFGLNTIIAVNLNRESERKGYRLDEKRLEELLGVPVIKVEAIEGNQDELLEAAIRQVNSNPPQIRYEFLRSDAIKEFRELLEDVEVDFPAEWIIIKLLEGDKRVASMVGEDLLKEFERIRRILEEEQSADADILVSDARYGLIEGLLERSLTRPSLDRVTVSELIDRAVLNRYLGLPILLGVMWLIFQLTFTAGAPLTELIDAGVSHLAGAVQGALGDSAAGSLLADGVIGGVGSVLVFTPNIFILFLLLTFLEDSGYLARAAFVMDRVMNSVAGLSGRSFIPMMLGFGCCVPGVMATRTIGSERERILTSLMIPFMSCSARLPVYVLFTSALFPLIYQGWVIFFLYILGIAVAIITARLLGEVVMGEGSLFLMELPPYRLPRPRTLLIHTYHRGIQFIKKAGTIIFAGSVIIWFLSGFPGGNVSSSILGTLGSIMAPIFHPLGFGDWQSAVAILSGFAAKELVISTFGTVHGAANIAASIQGAFTPLEALSFMVFVLLYTPCLATLAVIKEEAGKRWALFSLLYSVFVAWMASFIIYTAGTLLGY; encoded by the coding sequence ATGCTCAGAATAGCACTTGCAGGAAACCCGAATGTTGGAAAGAGCACCCTCTTCAATAACCTTACGGGACTCAATCAGCACGTTGGAAACTGGCCAGGGAAGACTGTTGAAAAGAAAACAGGATACCTGAACTTCAGAGGAAATGATATTGAAATTACAGATCTCCCAGGAACCTACAGTCTAACAGCGGGATCTCCCGAGGAGGAGGTGGTCATTGATTATCTCCTTGATGAGAGACCGGACCTCATAATCAGTGTTGTTGATGCATCCAATCTTGAGAGGAACCTCTACCTCACACTTCAGATCCTCGAGTTCGGCCTCAACACCATCATCGCAGTGAACCTCAACCGTGAATCAGAGAGGAAGGGATACAGGCTTGATGAGAAGAGACTCGAGGAACTGCTGGGGGTGCCGGTCATAAAGGTGGAGGCCATTGAAGGAAATCAGGATGAATTGCTTGAAGCAGCCATAAGACAGGTGAATAGTAACCCTCCACAGATCAGATATGAGTTTTTGAGGTCAGATGCTATTAAGGAATTCAGGGAACTTCTTGAAGACGTTGAGGTGGATTTTCCAGCTGAATGGATCATAATAAAACTTCTTGAAGGGGATAAAAGGGTTGCCTCAATGGTTGGTGAGGACCTTCTCAAGGAATTTGAGAGGATCAGAAGGATCCTTGAGGAGGAGCAATCTGCTGATGCGGACATCCTGGTGTCAGATGCAAGGTATGGCCTCATAGAGGGGCTCCTGGAGAGGTCCCTCACCAGACCCTCCCTTGACAGGGTAACGGTCTCTGAACTTATAGACCGTGCTGTACTTAACAGGTACCTGGGACTCCCGATTCTCCTGGGGGTGATGTGGCTGATATTCCAGCTCACCTTCACTGCAGGGGCTCCACTTACAGAGCTGATTGATGCTGGTGTTTCCCACCTTGCAGGAGCAGTTCAGGGCGCCCTTGGGGACTCAGCTGCAGGGTCCCTCCTGGCAGATGGTGTGATAGGAGGTGTTGGATCGGTCCTCGTGTTCACACCGAACATCTTCATACTCTTCCTCCTTCTCACCTTCCTTGAGGATTCAGGGTACCTGGCAAGGGCAGCCTTTGTCATGGATCGTGTAATGAATTCAGTGGCGGGTCTAAGCGGCAGGTCATTCATCCCCATGATGCTCGGTTTCGGGTGCTGTGTCCCGGGGGTAATGGCAACAAGGACCATAGGATCTGAGAGGGAGAGGATTCTCACAAGCCTCATGATACCCTTCATGTCATGCAGTGCCAGGCTCCCTGTCTACGTGCTCTTCACATCAGCCCTCTTCCCTCTCATCTATCAGGGATGGGTCATATTTTTCCTCTACATCCTGGGAATTGCAGTGGCGATCATAACCGCCCGTCTGCTGGGTGAAGTGGTCATGGGTGAAGGTTCCCTCTTCCTGATGGAGCTTCCACCATACAGGCTTCCGAGGCCCAGGACTCTCCTGATTCACACATACCACAGAGGCATCCAGTTCATAAAGAAGGCCGGGACCATAATATTTGCAGGTTCGGTGATCATATGGTTCCTTTCAGGGTTCCCGGGTGGAAATGTTTCCTCGTCCATACTCGGGACCCTGGGCTCCATCATGGCACCCATATTCCATCCCCTGGGATTCGGTGACTGGCAGTCGGCGGTCGCAATTCTATCTGGCTTCGCGGCAAAGGAGCTTGTCATAAGCACCTTCGGAACGGTCCACGGGGCAGCTAATATCGCAGCAAGCATACAGGGCGCCTTCACGCCACTGGAGGCTCTGTCATTCATGGTATTCGTGCTGCTCTATACACCCTGCCTGGCGACACTGGCAGTTATAAAGGAGGAGGCAGGCAAGAGGTGGGCCCTCTTCTCACTGTTATACTCAGTGTTCGTGGCCTGGATGGCCTCCTTCATAATATACACTGCCGGCACGCTACTTGGCTATTGA
- the glp gene encoding gephyrin-like molybdotransferase Glp has product MFLSELLPVRDAFRILDENQRFTEPETVDLLEAYHRVLADDIVSRFDSPPFDRSAMDGYAVRAEDTFGSSPGNPSTLRVTDSIGAGEVSGVDVGQGEAVRIATGAPIPAGADAVVMEEYTLQEGSEIRVLRPVAPSENVAPAGEDVRRGATVLREGTLMRPQEIAMAASAGYSKVKVFRRPSVKVIVTGNELVDPSDDLEPGKIPNSNLYTLNALVESAGGSADPVHLPDDMDTVGEEIESSASEYDVIITTGGTAISRGDVVVDAVDGLGEVLFHGVALRPGKPVAFGMVSETPVFMLSGYPVAAMVQFDVFARYYLLRMQHLDYRHRAVKRRCRAKVASGPGRTDYLRAWADDEEVEPVQSRGSGIIRSMVGSNAYIVIDENLEGISAGEECDVLLFDSMVI; this is encoded by the coding sequence ATGTTCCTATCAGAACTCTTACCGGTCAGGGATGCATTCAGGATTCTTGATGAGAACCAGAGGTTCACGGAACCAGAGACCGTGGATCTTCTTGAGGCCTATCACAGGGTCCTTGCAGATGACATAGTATCACGGTTTGACTCGCCACCCTTTGACAGGTCTGCCATGGATGGCTATGCTGTGAGGGCAGAGGACACCTTCGGTTCATCCCCTGGGAACCCCTCAACATTGAGGGTCACAGACTCGATAGGTGCCGGTGAGGTTTCAGGGGTAGATGTTGGGCAGGGAGAGGCTGTTAGGATCGCCACAGGCGCCCCAATCCCTGCTGGAGCCGATGCTGTTGTGATGGAGGAGTACACGCTCCAGGAGGGGTCAGAGATCAGGGTTTTAAGGCCAGTAGCCCCCTCCGAGAATGTGGCTCCGGCCGGTGAGGATGTGAGAAGAGGGGCTACGGTACTGCGGGAGGGGACCCTCATGAGGCCACAGGAAATCGCCATGGCAGCATCAGCAGGTTACAGTAAGGTTAAGGTATTTAGAAGACCGTCAGTGAAGGTTATAGTAACCGGGAATGAACTGGTGGACCCTTCTGATGACCTTGAGCCAGGTAAGATACCCAATTCCAATTTATACACATTAAACGCCCTGGTTGAAAGTGCTGGGGGGTCTGCAGACCCCGTGCATCTTCCTGATGATATGGACACTGTTGGGGAGGAGATAGAATCCTCTGCCAGTGAATACGATGTGATAATAACAACAGGGGGAACCGCCATAAGCCGTGGCGACGTGGTTGTTGACGCCGTGGATGGTCTGGGTGAGGTATTATTCCATGGAGTGGCCCTGAGACCCGGTAAACCAGTTGCATTTGGGATGGTCTCTGAAACACCGGTCTTCATGCTTTCAGGTTACCCTGTTGCAGCCATGGTGCAGTTCGATGTATTTGCAAGGTACTACCTGCTGAGGATGCAGCACCTTGACTACAGGCACCGGGCAGTGAAACGGAGGTGCAGGGCCAAGGTCGCCTCCGGCCCTGGAAGGACAGACTACCTGCGGGCCTGGGCTGATGATGAGGAGGTTGAACCTGTGCAGAGCAGAGGATCAGGTATTATAAGGTCAATGGTGGGGTCAAACGCCTACATAGTCATAGATGAGAACCTTGAGGGGATATCAGCTGGAGAGGAGTGTGACGTGCTCCTCTTTGATTCCATGGTAATATGA
- a CDS encoding ferredoxin family protein, whose product MVPTIDPEKCVKCGMCMNCGQKVYRWTKEGPVVAQPYKCVVGCTTCATLCQGNAITFPDKDKLRELYKKEGIWAKVKRELIKEGKLEPEE is encoded by the coding sequence ATGGTACCCACCATTGATCCGGAAAAATGCGTTAAATGCGGTATGTGCATGAACTGTGGACAGAAGGTCTACAGGTGGACAAAGGAGGGTCCGGTGGTCGCACAGCCCTACAAATGCGTTGTGGGATGCACAACATGCGCAACACTCTGTCAGGGAAACGCCATAACGTTCCCGGACAAGGATAAACTGAGGGAACTCTACAAGAAAGAAGGTATATGGGCAAAGGTTAAAAGGGAACTCATCAAGGAGGGTAAACTGGAACCCGAGGAATGA